A genomic region of Primulina huaijiensis isolate GDHJ02 unplaced genomic scaffold, ASM1229523v2 scaffold42415, whole genome shotgun sequence contains the following coding sequences:
- the LOC140969625 gene encoding endo-1,3;1,4-beta-D-glucanase-like, producing the protein MAGKQCCENPPTLDFSSGVGHVKELGGLNCYITGPANSKLSVILIADVFGYEAPNLRKLADKVAEAGFYTVLPDFLRGDPFVPENSERPISVWFKDHGTDQGFEDAKPVIEALKSNGITKIAAAGFCWGAKVVVELATYAYIQAGVLLHPSFVTVEDIQGVKVPLSILGAETDHMSPPELVKQFETTLNAKPEINCFVKIFPGVTHGWTVRYKEDDEHSVKSAAEAHSDMLDWFTKHLK; encoded by the exons ATTTCAGCAGCGGAGTAGGCCATGTGAAAGAACTCGGGGGCCTCAACTGCTATATCACTGGCCCCGCTAATTCCAAGTTGTCTGTGATACTAATCGCAGATGTTTTTG GATATGAGGCTCCTAACTTGAG GAAACTTGCGGACAAAGTTGCTGAGGCTGGGTTTTACACCGTTCTCCCAGATTTTTTGAGGGGCGATCCATTTGTACCTGAAAATTCTGAGAGACCTATCTCTGTTTGGTTTAAAGATCACGGGACT GATCAAGGATTTGAAGATGCAAAGCCAGTTATTGAAGCTCTTAAAAGCAATGGCATAACTAAGATTGCTGCCGCAGGCTTCTGTTGGGGGG CCAAGGTGGTTGTGGAACTTGCCACGTACGCATATATACAAGCTGGGGTGCTACTACATCCTTCTTTTGTAACTGTAGAAGATATTCAAG GAGTTAAGGTTCCGCTTTCGATTCTTGGAGCTGAAACCGACCATATGTCTCCACCAGAGCTTGTGAAACAATTCGAAACTACTTTGAATGCTAAGCCTGAG ATCAACTGCTTCGTGAAGATATTTCCTGGTGTCACGCATGGATGGACTGTAAGGTACAAGGAAGACGACGAGCATTCCGTGAAGAGTGCAGCAGAGGCTCACTCTGATATGTTGGATTGGTTTACCAAACATCttaaataa